A genomic region of Procambarus clarkii isolate CNS0578487 chromosome 30, FALCON_Pclarkii_2.0, whole genome shotgun sequence contains the following coding sequences:
- the LOC138369979 gene encoding uncharacterized protein: MYSQLTTLQTVEVQWDTLGTVEVQWDTLGTVEVQWDTLQTVEVQWDTLQTVEVQWDTLGAVEVQWDTLQTGEVQWDTLQTVEVQWDTLQTVEVQWDTLGAVEVQWDTLGAVEVQWDTLQTVEVQWDTLQTVEVQWDTLQTVEVQWDTLQTVEVQWDTLQTVEVQWDTLQTVEVQWDTLGAVEVQWDTLQTVEVQWDTLQTVEVQWDTLQTVEVQWDTLQTVEVQWDTLQTVEVQWDTLQTVEVQWDTLGAVEVQWDTLQTGEVQWDMLQTVEVQWDTLGTVEV, translated from the coding sequence ATGTACTCTCAACTAACTACCCTTCagacagtagaggtccagtgggaCACGCTTGggacagtagaggtccagtgggaCACGCTTGggacagtagaggtccagtgggaCACGCTTCagacagtagaggtccagtgggaCACGCTTCagacagtagaggtccagtgggaCACGCTTggggcagtagaggtccagtgggaCACGCTTCAGACAGGAGAGGTCCAGTGGGACACGCTTCagacagtagaggtccagtgggaCACGCTTCaaacagtagaggtccagtgggaCACGCTTggggcagtagaggtccagtgggaCACGCTTggggcagtagaggtccagtgggaCACGCTTCagacagtagaggtccagtgggaCACGCTTCagacagtagaggtccagtgggaCACGCTTCaaacagtagaggtccagtgggaCACGCTTCaaacagtagaggtccagtgggaCACGCTTCagacagtagaggtccagtgggaCACGCTTCagacagtagaggtccagtgggaCACGCTTggggcagtagaggtccagtgggaCACGCTTCagacagtagaggtccagtgggaCACGCTTCagacagtagaggtccagtgggaCACGCTTCaaacagtagaggtccagtgggaCACGCTTCaaacagtagaggtccagtgggaCACGCTTCaaacagtagaggtccagtgggaCACGCTTCagacagtagaggtccagtgggaCACGCTTggggcagtagaggtccagtgggaCACGCTTCAGACAGGAGAGGTCCAGTGGGACATGCTTCagacagtagaggtccagtgggaCACGCTTGGGACAGTAGAGGTCTAG